Proteins from a genomic interval of uncultured Desulfuromusa sp.:
- a CDS encoding DUF503 family protein encodes MVVGVIRIDLRLFEVHSLKQKRSQVSRILNRLRSKFPISIAEVGCLDLLQRTVLGASMTAGSEAVIQSVFKRLEDDLYASGVAVVIDQDIEYLHYGADFS; translated from the coding sequence ATGGTTGTTGGCGTCATCCGCATTGATTTGCGTTTGTTTGAAGTCCATTCTCTGAAACAGAAACGTTCTCAAGTCAGTCGTATTTTGAATCGACTGAGGTCTAAGTTTCCAATCTCTATCGCAGAAGTTGGGTGTTTGGATCTTTTGCAACGCACGGTTTTAGGTGCGAGCATGACGGCGGGTTCGGAAGCAGTCATTCAATCGGTTTTTAAGCGTTTGGAAGATGATTTATATGCGTCCGGCGTTGCCGTTGTCATTGACCAGGATATTGAATATTTACATTATGGAGCAGATTTCAGTTGA
- the rbfA gene encoding 30S ribosome-binding factor RbfA, producing MSSYRPERVGEQIHKEVTRILMYNIKDPRVIPVTLTGVQMSRDISSAKIYFTVHGDSAERKEAERGLKSAAPYIRRELGKIMKLRFVPNLFFKFDESINYGQKIDALLYQVRDDLDDHSADS from the coding sequence TTGAGTAGTTATCGTCCAGAACGGGTTGGTGAGCAGATTCACAAAGAAGTAACCCGAATTTTGATGTACAACATCAAGGATCCCCGTGTTATTCCAGTGACGCTCACTGGAGTGCAAATGTCACGTGATATCAGTTCCGCTAAAATTTATTTTACGGTTCATGGTGATTCTGCTGAGAGGAAAGAGGCGGAGAGAGGGCTGAAAAGTGCAGCTCCCTATATTCGTAGAGAATTGGGAAAAATTATGAAGCTTCGATTTGTTCCGAATCTCTTCTTTAAGTTTGATGAATCTATCAACTATGGACAAAAAATTGATGCCTTGTTGTATCAGGTGCGAGACGATTTAGATGATCATTCAGCAGATAGTTGA
- a CDS encoding bifunctional oligoribonuclease/PAP phosphatase NrnA: MIIQQIVEIINSNQKFLVVAHENPDGDAIGSTLGLALALRDMGKDVVAYNVNSVPAVMCFLPESDFIQACLPDNAFFDVAFVLDAGDVERTALPVKDLCQTMINIDHHPGSTFGDLCFLDTTACATAVLIYRLLLGCQYQLSLPVAKALYLGILSDTGSFRYSSANQESFHVAGELVGMGVDPWETSSHLYESHTPERMRLLGQVLPTLQISSSGRYACVTMTLDALKESGASEEHADGFVNYPRSINGVEVALFFNQIAENLYKISFRSRGSIDVGALAQKLGGGGHHNAAGAKLNGPLDEVKNTVFSLLDQLLS; this comes from the coding sequence ATGATCATTCAGCAGATAGTTGAAATCATAAACAGCAATCAGAAATTTCTCGTTGTGGCCCATGAAAACCCTGATGGTGACGCGATAGGTTCAACTCTCGGGCTGGCTTTGGCGCTACGCGATATGGGCAAAGATGTCGTCGCCTATAATGTGAATAGTGTCCCAGCGGTTATGTGTTTTCTTCCTGAGTCGGATTTCATTCAGGCCTGTTTGCCTGACAACGCTTTTTTTGACGTTGCCTTTGTTCTGGATGCCGGTGATGTTGAGAGAACGGCACTGCCGGTTAAGGATTTGTGTCAAACGATGATTAATATTGATCATCATCCGGGCTCCACTTTTGGTGATCTTTGTTTTCTCGATACAACAGCCTGCGCTACGGCTGTTTTGATCTACCGCTTGTTGCTGGGTTGTCAGTATCAACTTAGCTTGCCCGTTGCCAAGGCTCTCTATCTTGGAATTCTTTCAGATACGGGATCCTTCCGCTATTCAAGCGCGAATCAGGAATCATTCCATGTTGCTGGTGAGTTGGTCGGCATGGGAGTGGACCCGTGGGAGACGTCCAGCCATCTCTATGAAAGTCATACTCCTGAACGGATGCGATTGCTCGGCCAAGTTCTGCCAACATTACAGATTTCATCTTCAGGGCGTTATGCTTGCGTTACCATGACTCTGGACGCTCTTAAAGAGTCGGGGGCATCTGAGGAACATGCTGACGGTTTTGTCAACTATCCTCGATCCATCAATGGCGTCGAAGTCGCCCTGTTCTTCAACCAGATAGCAGAGAATTTATATAAGATCAGTTTTCGATCGAGAGGAAGCATTGACGTTGGAGCTCTTGCTCAGAAGCTTGGTGGCGGTGGTCATCATAACGCTGCTGGAGCCAAACTCAATGGTCCGCTTGACGAAGTGAAAAATACGGTATTCTCATTGCTTGACCAACTCCTCAGTTAA
- the truB gene encoding tRNA pseudouridine(55) synthase TruB: MTNSSVNILHGLLLIDKAAGMTSHDVVRKVRRIFQTRKVGHGGTLDPLATGVLPVAIGDGTKILQFLLAEDKSYRATFKLGITTDTLDVDGQILLERSVPEFSLTDLEDICSEFRGDIKQLPPMFSALKKNGVPLYKLARQGQTVERQHRDVTIQRLAIINCEAEEITIEVDCSKGTYIRSLISDIGERLGCGACLTDLRRTKSGDFSINECQTLENLQQLDDLSSILLSLDEALRSCPAVLLNETAAAALKFGIPPQRNQTQVDTEIVNGDLVRLQVDHKLAAMARYAPLRNKEKRGDYELIRVFGSH; encoded by the coding sequence TTGACCAACTCCTCAGTTAATATTTTGCACGGACTTCTCCTTATTGATAAAGCCGCAGGGATGACATCTCACGATGTCGTCAGAAAAGTAAGGCGCATCTTCCAAACCCGCAAGGTAGGACATGGAGGGACTCTTGATCCGCTGGCGACTGGTGTCCTGCCTGTTGCGATCGGAGATGGAACCAAGATCCTGCAATTTTTACTTGCCGAAGACAAGTCGTATCGGGCAACCTTCAAGCTTGGAATCACAACGGATACTCTTGATGTTGATGGACAGATTCTTCTGGAACGCTCTGTTCCCGAATTCAGTCTTACTGATCTGGAAGATATTTGTTCTGAGTTTCGTGGTGATATCAAGCAGCTGCCACCGATGTTTTCCGCCCTTAAAAAAAATGGTGTTCCTCTCTATAAACTCGCCCGACAAGGTCAGACTGTTGAACGTCAACATCGCGATGTTACGATTCAGCGACTGGCAATTATCAATTGTGAAGCAGAAGAGATCACAATTGAGGTTGATTGTTCCAAGGGAACTTATATTCGTTCGCTTATCAGCGATATCGGTGAGAGACTCGGTTGTGGTGCTTGCTTGACTGACTTACGCCGGACAAAGAGCGGCGATTTCTCTATCAATGAATGTCAGACATTGGAGAATTTGCAACAACTGGATGATCTTTCCTCTATACTTCTTTCTCTGGATGAAGCTTTGCGTAGCTGTCCTGCAGTACTGTTAAATGAGACTGCAGCGGCTGCTTTGAAATTCGGAATTCCTCCACAGCGAAATCAAACTCAGGTTGATACGGAGATTGTCAATGGCGATCTTGTCCGTTTGCAGGTTGACCATAAACTTGCGGCTATGGCGCGCTATGCACCGTTGCGCAACAAAGAAAAACGTGGGGATTATGAACTGATCAGGGTTTTCGGCAGTCATTGA
- the rpsO gene encoding 30S ribosomal protein S15, with amino-acid sequence MVLGTDRKQEIINEYKRHEGDTGSPEVQIALLTERITYLTDHFKTHKKDHHSRRGLLKMVGQRRRLLDYLIKQDVERYKTVIQALGLRR; translated from the coding sequence ATCGTGCTTGGCACAGACCGAAAACAGGAAATTATCAATGAGTATAAGCGTCACGAAGGTGATACGGGTTCACCGGAAGTGCAAATTGCACTTCTGACCGAACGGATTACTTATCTGACAGATCACTTCAAGACCCACAAAAAAGATCATCACTCGCGTCGAGGCCTCCTGAAAATGGTTGGCCAGCGGCGTCGATTGCTTGATTACCTGATTAAACAGGACGTCGAGCGGTACAAGACGGTTATTCAAGCTCTCGGTCTTCGCCGTTAA